The Alicyclobacillus macrosporangiidus CPP55 genome segment GCCATCAGCGCGCACGCGGAACCAGTTTATCCACAAGGGCACGGTGCGGGCCGGCCAGGACCTGTATTTCGACGGCGACGTGGTGGTCGTCGGCGATGTGAACCCCGGCGGCCAAGTGTCGGCCGCGGGCGATATTTACGTGTTCGGGCGCCTTCGCGGCGTCGCACACGCGGGCATTCACGGCGACGAACGGGCCATCATCGCGGCCGCAGAATTCGCACCCACCCAGGTACGTATCGCGAGTGTCGTGGGGTGGGAACCCGAGTCGGCCGGGGAGGTGATGTCCACGTTCATGGAGTTCGCGTACCTGACAGCGGACGGCATGGCGGTGGACAAGATGCAGTATGCCGCCGTCCTGCGCCCTGTGGATCCAGGGACGGAGGACGGCCCGGGCGGCGCGGGCGCCAGCGCAGGGGAAGGGGGTTAACGATGGGGACTGCCGTTGTGATCACCTCGGGGAAGGGCGGTGTCGGCAAGACGACCTCGACCGCCAACATCGGCACTGCTCTGGCTCTGTTGGGCAAACGCGTGTGCTTGGTGGACACCGACATCGGGCTGCGCAACCTCGATGTGGTGATGGGGTTGGAAAACCGGATCATCTACGACATCGTCGATGTCGCCTCCGGAGAATGCCGCCTCGAACAGGCACTGATCCGGGACAAGCGCTTCGACCAATTGGCCGTGTTGCCCGCATCGCAGACGAAGGACAAGTCGGCGCTCGATCCGGATCGCGTGCGGGACATGGTGGTGCAGCTGAAGCAACAGTTCGATTTCGTCTTCATTGACTGCCCGGCCGGCATTGAGCACGGTTTCAAGGTGGCCATCGCGGGGGCCGACGAGGCCATCGTCGTGACCACGCCAGAGACCGCCTCGGTCCGGGATGCGGATCGGGTGATTGGACTGCTGGAGGCGAGCCATCTCAAATCACCGAAGCTGATCATCAACCGCATCCGGCCGAAGATGGTCAAACAGGGAGACATGCTGGATATCGATGAGGTCGTGCAGGTGCTCGCCATCGATCTGCTCGGTGTGATCCCTGACGAAGAGACCGTGATCAAAAACAATATCAAGGGCGAACCGATTGTGATGAACCCGGACAGCCGGGCGGCCATGGCATACCGCCACATCGCCCGCCGGATCCTCGGCGACTCCGTGCCGCTCATGGTGCTCGACGAGGAGCCGGGCCTGTGGAGCCGGGTGAAACGGCTCATCGGTGGGCGCCGCTGAGCCCGCGGTCATACTCGTCCCACTGTGTCCATACCTATGTAGGGACAGGATGGCGAGGAGGGGCGAGTATGTCCGACGACAAGTCGATCTGGCCTTGGAAGGAATGGAATCCCCGCTCGGTGACCAAAGCGGCAAAAGACCAGCGGACGGAACCCGTTGCACCCGACCTGCAAGATGACAACCCGTGGTTCGCCCCGCGGCCCGGCGCACCGGCGGGCGACACGGCCGGTGATCCGGATCGCAAGTCCGGCCGCCCCGGTTCGGCGCGATGGCTCGGTGCCGACGCGTCCCCTTACGGGTTTTCGGACGAAGACGGAAGTCTGCAGCAGGTGGAAGGGGCAAACTGGCGCCGTTCGTTCGGAACGGGGCGATCCCGCCGGTTCGTGGCGAGGTCGGGCCGAATCACCTCCGTCGAGCGGGTGGTGAAGCGCGATCCTGCTGGCGGTGGCACGTGGCTGTTGCAGACGGTGTGCGCTATAGGGCTCGTCGCAGCCGGCCTGTACGCGCACGACAGCCAAGGGAGCATTGCCGACGAGATCCAGCGCGTCTATCACAGCATGTTCTCCCAAGATTACACCACGCTCTCGATGCCGGCGGTCAAGCAGTTCCTCGACGACCACGGCGTATCCATCCCTGCGTTCTGGACCTCATCGACCTCTGGCGCCGTACGCCTGCATACCCCGTTGGATGGCGTGATCCGGGCCGATTACACGCCCGGGCACCCGGAGGTCTGGATCGCGGGCACAGCGGACGCTCCTGTGCTCGCCTCGGGATCCGGGACGGTCTCCCAGGTCCAGAAGGATGCTGACGGCTGGTCGGTCGTCATCCAACACGGCGCCATCGGCACATCCCTGTACCACGGATTGGGGACCGTCAGCGTCCAGGCCGGACAAGCGGTCAGCTCGGGTCAAGTGATTGGCCGGTTGCCCCACACGGATTCGCCCGTCCTGCGGTTCGCCATGCAGCGCGACGGTGCCTATATCAATCCACACGATGACATCCACTTCCCGGAGACCGGTGCATGAATCTGCACCGTCGCTTCGTCCTGCCGGCGGGCGGCGCGCTCGGGATGGTGGGCCTGGCGGCCAAGGTGCGGG includes the following:
- a CDS encoding septum site-determining protein MinC, with amino-acid sequence MAVKMIVQSKPEPKSPVAVKGTREGLVFLLDEHCAYADLYRCLTDLFTGESAGLFNGPQVAVSVDYGDRVLTPEQARELLGVFLARENFFVREWGGHTAARRALYGQRPSARTRNQFIHKGTVRAGQDLYFDGDVVVVGDVNPGGQVSAAGDIYVFGRLRGVAHAGIHGDERAIIAAAEFAPTQVRIASVVGWEPESAGEVMSTFMEFAYLTADGMAVDKMQYAAVLRPVDPGTEDGPGGAGASAGEGG
- the minD gene encoding septum site-determining protein MinD is translated as MGTAVVITSGKGGVGKTTSTANIGTALALLGKRVCLVDTDIGLRNLDVVMGLENRIIYDIVDVASGECRLEQALIRDKRFDQLAVLPASQTKDKSALDPDRVRDMVVQLKQQFDFVFIDCPAGIEHGFKVAIAGADEAIVVTTPETASVRDADRVIGLLEASHLKSPKLIINRIRPKMVKQGDMLDIDEVVQVLAIDLLGVIPDEETVIKNNIKGEPIVMNPDSRAAMAYRHIARRILGDSVPLMVLDEEPGLWSRVKRLIGGRR
- a CDS encoding murein hydrolase activator EnvC family protein, translating into MSDDKSIWPWKEWNPRSVTKAAKDQRTEPVAPDLQDDNPWFAPRPGAPAGDTAGDPDRKSGRPGSARWLGADASPYGFSDEDGSLQQVEGANWRRSFGTGRSRRFVARSGRITSVERVVKRDPAGGGTWLLQTVCAIGLVAAGLYAHDSQGSIADEIQRVYHSMFSQDYTTLSMPAVKQFLDDHGVSIPAFWTSSTSGAVRLHTPLDGVIRADYTPGHPEVWIAGTADAPVLASGSGTVSQVQKDADGWSVVIQHGAIGTSLYHGLGTVSVQAGQAVSSGQVIGRLPHTDSPVLRFAMQRDGAYINPHDDIHFPETGA